The sequence below is a genomic window from Oscillospiraceae bacterium.
CGATGACCACGATGGTCCGCGCCTGCATGATAGAGCGGATGCCCATCGTGTAGGCGTGCCGGGGCACATCGTTCTCACTGGAAAAGAAACGTTGGTTGGCCTCAATCGTGCTCTGCGTCAGCGTGACGAGATGCGTACCCTTCTCAAAGGCGCCGCCGGGTTCGTTGAAGCCGATGTGCCCGTTGTGGCCTATCCCCAACAGGAGCATGTCGAGGCCGCCGCTGTCACGGAGAATCGCCTCGTACCGAGCGCACTCTCGCTCCGCATCCACCGCCAGACCGTCCGGGAGATGCGTGTTTTCAAGCTTTACGTTGGTGTGGTCGAAGAAATTCTCCCGCATAAACCGGGCGTAACTCTGCGGATCGTCCGGGGCAAGTCCCTGGTATTCGTCCAGATTGACCGTCGTGACTCCGGAGAAATCGACGTCTCCCTTGCGGTACCATTCGGCCAACTGTCGGTACAGACCCACGGGC
It includes:
- the nagB gene encoding glucosamine-6-phosphate deaminase yields the protein MRIYHAEHYDDMSRKAANILSAQVILKPTSVLGLSTGSTPVGLYRQLAEWYRKGDVDFSGVTTVNLDEYQGLAPDDPQSYARFMRENFFDHTNVKLENTHLPDGLAVDAERECARYEAILRDSGGLDMLLLGIGHNGHIGFNEPGGAFEKGTHLVTLTQSTIEANQRFFSSENDVPRHAYTMGIRSIMQARTIVVIVSGASKAGIVRRAFAGPVTPEVPASVLQLHNNVILVGDREAMCQLAADN